The following are encoded together in the Halanaeroarchaeum sp. HSR-CO genome:
- a CDS encoding winged helix-turn-helix domain-containing protein, with product MAHNTTHRNQHDTTDAIDSTIDNHRQRLNVVTQETRFVLIQNILSHPQQLPTLKELDYVNPSKSKSTIREHLEVLIEHGIVEERTLSKDKRKRDLPWRFYGLTDVGRDLLEEIGLLGAEGTLQDMYVMLETTDEIEKYVQAPRPGDEGEDNELIGSDALAAYIQDKKASAHSVADQVSVATALYENRIGPEHEGLTRNEIAERLAFEYSSRTVLNHLVDIDLLEKFQPPGPSTYVISERRDQIINGEVEETVEEEIERLIDHMVTHMDDRIVPMDDGQPGDRVVLADGVGRTIRSILSEEFDISSERVESYLREEDRLEKLNQAVDAIEKSEDIDKGDDYGRIIFRNPAYRYRLTEFGMSLAEDGVSSGD from the coding sequence ATGGCTCACAATACGACGCATCGGAATCAACACGATACGACCGATGCTATCGACAGTACGATTGATAACCATCGACAGCGCCTAAACGTTGTTACGCAAGAGACCCGGTTCGTCCTAATTCAGAACATCCTCTCTCATCCGCAGCAGCTTCCCACGCTCAAAGAACTTGACTACGTAAATCCAAGCAAAAGCAAGAGCACCATCCGCGAACATCTTGAGGTGTTGATTGAGCACGGGATCGTGGAGGAACGCACTCTTTCAAAGGACAAACGCAAGCGCGACCTCCCATGGCGCTTCTACGGCCTCACCGACGTCGGTCGTGACTTGTTGGAAGAAATAGGACTGCTTGGCGCTGAGGGCACGTTGCAGGATATGTACGTGATGCTGGAAACAACGGATGAAATTGAGAAGTATGTGCAAGCCCCTCGTCCAGGGGATGAGGGTGAAGACAATGAACTGATTGGAAGCGATGCGCTTGCCGCCTACATTCAAGACAAGAAGGCAAGCGCACACAGTGTTGCTGATCAGGTCTCTGTTGCTACTGCATTGTATGAGAACAGGATCGGGCCTGAGCATGAGGGGTTGACTCGAAACGAAATAGCGGAACGGCTAGCATTCGAGTACTCGTCGCGAACCGTGCTAAACCATCTTGTTGATATTGACCTCCTCGAAAAGTTCCAGCCACCCGGTCCGTCAACGTACGTCATCAGCGAACGAAGAGATCAGATCATTAACGGTGAGGTAGAGGAGACGGTTGAAGAAGAAATCGAGCGTCTCATCGACCATATGGTGACCCATATGGATGATCGGATTGTGCCGATGGATGATGGACAGCCAGGGGACCGGGTAGTTCTTGCAGATGGTGTTGGTCGAACAATTCGATCAATCCTATCCGAAGAATTTGATATCTCTTCAGAGAGAGTTGAGTCCTATCTCCGGGAAGAAGATCGACTGGAAAAGCTGAATCAAGCTGTCGACGCGATTGAAAAGAGTGAGGACATAGACAAAGGGGATGACTATGGACGAATTATCTTCCGAAACCCTGCCTACCGCTACCGACTCACCGAGTTTGGGATGTCATTAGCCGAGGATGGTGTGAGTTCGGGGGATTAG
- a CDS encoding ParA family protein, whose translation MLTYTVYSEAGGVGKTTFAANLAVADANHGRDVLVVDLDPQEGSLSYLMDVADDRGDPEADHLPRHLIDRPRGDFEGLIKQSEGVDIVPGHNQLENLSTLLNRRQREAEDFGERFNPNKQLLRVLRENDVQEKYDTVIVDPPATADHKLYNAIHATRNLLIPFEPSGKGQQSVEGLEDLVIGLEENLSINVGVLAVVPNEFKNTNDQQEMLEEIQQQGFDVPVVIGERKSLFEGCWRQQCSAYRYLEEHRDRERDYELETLEQIDQLAKHLRSTVEGT comes from the coding sequence ATGCTCACATATACGGTGTACTCGGAGGCAGGTGGGGTTGGTAAGACCACCTTCGCCGCGAATTTAGCGGTTGCTGACGCCAACCACGGACGCGACGTCCTTGTGGTTGATCTAGATCCACAGGAGGGATCCCTATCTTACCTGATGGACGTCGCAGACGATCGGGGTGATCCGGAAGCCGACCACCTACCACGACATCTAATCGACCGTCCACGGGGTGACTTTGAGGGGCTCATCAAACAGTCAGAAGGCGTCGATATTGTGCCAGGCCACAACCAACTCGAGAACCTCAGCACGCTTCTCAATCGCCGGCAGCGGGAAGCCGAAGACTTTGGAGAGCGGTTCAACCCGAACAAGCAACTGCTCCGGGTCCTTCGCGAGAACGATGTCCAGGAAAAATATGATACCGTGATCGTCGATCCGCCAGCGACCGCCGACCACAAGCTCTACAACGCCATTCACGCGACGAGGAACCTGCTCATCCCCTTCGAACCGAGCGGGAAGGGGCAACAGTCCGTCGAAGGTCTCGAAGACCTTGTGATCGGCCTTGAGGAGAATTTATCTATCAATGTAGGGGTGCTCGCTGTGGTACCAAACGAGTTCAAGAACACGAACGACCAGCAAGAGATGCTCGAGGAAATTCAACAACAGGGCTTCGACGTCCCTGTCGTGATCGGGGAGCGGAAGTCATTGTTCGAGGGATGTTGGCGACAACAGTGTTCCGCCTACCGATATCTCGAGGAGCACCGCGATCGGGAACGCGACTACGAACTAGAAACACTCGAACAGATCGATCAGCTCGCAAAGCATCTTCGCTCCACTGTGGAGGGAACATGA
- a CDS encoding nucleotidyltransferase domain-containing protein: protein MNDKTESGISISVSIPAKNTELYGSRVTDDILLFLSRNRFEEFTQREVARHLDEASETTVRRVIATLAENELVTVEDAGNKKLVQINRQRLSVSDDPFLQIPQEEFQWPVKVATHEIEERLDGVSGVVLYGSVARGEADRRSDIDLWVLVDEERAEQQRMASYIEDDLEDREFDGERYDFHIAVESIESLPAFTEDISRIVRSGIPTSKTENFETLRNLFVHGDHNE, encoded by the coding sequence ATGAATGATAAAACTGAGTCCGGAATCTCTATTTCCGTATCTATACCGGCTAAGAACACGGAATTATACGGAAGCAGAGTTACCGATGACATTCTGCTGTTTTTGTCTCGGAACCGATTTGAAGAATTCACACAGCGCGAGGTGGCTCGCCATCTCGACGAAGCCTCTGAAACCACCGTTCGTCGAGTCATAGCAACGTTGGCAGAGAACGAGCTTGTCACGGTAGAAGACGCGGGGAATAAGAAGTTAGTCCAAATCAACCGACAGCGTCTTTCCGTTTCTGATGACCCATTTCTCCAAATCCCCCAAGAGGAGTTCCAATGGCCAGTCAAAGTGGCCACACACGAGATAGAGGAGAGGTTGGATGGTGTTTCGGGGGTCGTCCTCTACGGGAGTGTTGCCAGGGGTGAAGCAGATCGACGCAGCGATATAGACCTCTGGGTGCTCGTGGACGAGGAACGAGCCGAACAGCAGCGGATGGCCAGTTACATCGAGGACGATCTAGAAGATAGAGAGTTTGACGGAGAGCGATATGATTTCCACATTGCGGTCGAATCGATTGAGTCCCTCCCAGCGTTCACAGAAGACATCAGTCGCATCGTTAGATCCGGAATTCCCACCTCTAAAACTGAGAATTTCGAAACGCTGAGGAATCTGTTCGTTCACGGGGATCATAATGAGTGA